A genomic segment from Lignipirellula cremea encodes:
- a CDS encoding ATP-dependent Clp protease ATP-binding subunit, which translates to MYERFTDRARKVMQLANQEAQRFNHEYIGTEHILLGLVKEGSGVAANVLKNLDVDLRKIRLEVEKLVQSGPEMVTMGKLPQTPRAKKVIEYSMEEARNLNHNYVGTEHILLGLLREQEGVAAQVLMNLGLKLEEVREEVLNLLGQPSEGSERGGRESGAPGEPSSSAKGGKSKTPALDSFGRDLTELAKTKKLDPVIGREREIERAMEILCRRRKNNPVLLGEAGVGKTAIVEGFAQRVVSGNVPDLLADKRVVVLDLAMMVAGTKYRGQFEERIKAVMNEVRRAKNTILFIDELHTLVGAGGAEGAIDAANVLKPALSRGEIQCIGATTLDEYRKYIEKDTALARRFQMIIVEPTSSAETTEILKGLRERFEEHHRVQITDDAIDAAVEMSSRYISGRCLPDKAIDVIDEAGARVRLRSMTRPPDLQEIDDEVERLNKEKEEAVANQDFEKAAALRDQADKLKKKKDQIHKEWREKSRQTDGVVDEAVIAEVVSKMTGVPLTQLSTEESIRLMNMEDELHRRVVSQSQAVQAISKAVRRSRASLKDPKRPTGCFVFAGPTGVGKTLLAKALAEFMFGDEDALVQIDMSEYMEKHNISRLIGAPPGYVGYEEGGQLTERIRRRPYSVVLLDEIEKAHPDVFNTLLQVMEEGRLTDSFGRNVDFRNTIIIMTTNAGASAIKNESSLVFKRADEDASYDDMKQRVMDEIEKVFRPEFLNRLDDTIIFRHLTKEDLKTVIDYELAKVRERLHDQHGLKLELSDDAKVFLIRKGSNVDYGARPLRRAIERFVEDPLAENVLKGEFQGKDAVRVEAILDDQDKPVRLTFKGEVAEIDPSIAKMAAEAEAEKVAEEKSKE; encoded by the coding sequence ATGTACGAACGATTTACAGATCGCGCTCGCAAGGTGATGCAACTGGCAAACCAGGAAGCGCAGCGATTTAACCATGAATATATCGGCACCGAACATATCCTTCTCGGATTGGTGAAGGAAGGCTCGGGCGTCGCCGCCAATGTGCTGAAAAACCTCGACGTGGATCTGCGCAAGATCCGCCTCGAAGTCGAAAAGCTGGTGCAAAGCGGACCCGAAATGGTCACCATGGGCAAGCTCCCGCAGACGCCCCGGGCCAAAAAAGTCATCGAATATTCGATGGAAGAAGCCCGTAACCTGAACCACAACTACGTCGGCACCGAGCATATCCTGCTGGGCCTGCTCCGCGAGCAGGAAGGCGTGGCCGCCCAGGTGTTGATGAACCTGGGCCTGAAGCTCGAAGAAGTCCGCGAAGAAGTGCTCAACCTGCTCGGCCAGCCGAGCGAAGGCAGCGAGCGCGGCGGTCGTGAGTCGGGCGCCCCTGGCGAACCCAGCTCTTCAGCCAAAGGCGGCAAATCCAAAACGCCCGCCCTCGACAGCTTTGGTCGTGATCTGACCGAACTGGCCAAAACCAAAAAGCTGGATCCGGTCATCGGCCGTGAACGAGAAATCGAACGCGCGATGGAAATCCTCTGTCGTCGCCGCAAGAATAACCCGGTCCTGCTGGGCGAAGCGGGCGTCGGTAAAACGGCCATCGTCGAAGGCTTCGCGCAGCGCGTCGTTTCGGGCAACGTGCCCGACCTGCTCGCTGACAAACGCGTCGTCGTGCTTGACCTTGCCATGATGGTCGCCGGCACCAAGTACCGCGGTCAGTTCGAAGAACGCATCAAAGCGGTCATGAACGAAGTCCGTCGCGCCAAGAACACCATCCTGTTCATCGACGAGCTGCACACCCTGGTCGGCGCCGGCGGCGCCGAAGGGGCGATCGACGCTGCGAACGTGCTCAAGCCGGCCCTCAGCCGCGGCGAGATCCAGTGTATCGGCGCCACCACGCTCGACGAGTACCGCAAGTACATTGAAAAAGATACGGCCCTTGCCCGCCGTTTCCAGATGATCATCGTTGAGCCGACCAGTTCGGCCGAAACGACCGAGATCCTCAAAGGCCTGCGCGAGCGGTTCGAAGAACATCATCGCGTGCAAATCACCGACGATGCGATCGACGCCGCTGTGGAAATGTCCAGCCGCTACATCAGCGGTCGCTGCCTGCCTGACAAAGCGATCGACGTGATCGACGAGGCCGGCGCCCGCGTGCGGCTCCGCTCCATGACCCGGCCGCCGGATCTGCAGGAAATCGACGACGAAGTCGAACGCCTGAACAAAGAAAAAGAAGAAGCAGTCGCCAACCAGGATTTTGAAAAGGCGGCCGCTCTGCGCGACCAGGCCGACAAGCTGAAGAAGAAGAAAGACCAGATCCACAAGGAATGGCGTGAAAAATCCCGCCAGACCGACGGGGTGGTCGACGAAGCGGTGATCGCCGAGGTCGTTTCCAAAATGACCGGCGTGCCGCTGACGCAGCTTTCGACCGAAGAAAGCATCCGTCTGATGAACATGGAAGACGAGCTCCACCGGCGCGTCGTCAGCCAGTCGCAGGCGGTCCAGGCGATCTCCAAAGCGGTCCGTCGCAGCCGTGCTTCGCTCAAAGACCCGAAACGGCCGACCGGCTGCTTCGTGTTTGCCGGTCCGACCGGCGTGGGCAAAACGCTGCTTGCCAAGGCCCTGGCCGAGTTCATGTTTGGCGATGAGGACGCCCTCGTTCAGATCGACATGAGCGAGTACATGGAGAAGCACAACATCAGTCGTTTGATCGGCGCCCCTCCGGGCTATGTCGGTTACGAAGAAGGCGGTCAGCTGACCGAGCGGATTCGTCGCCGGCCGTACTCGGTCGTGCTGCTGGACGAAATTGAAAAAGCCCATCCGGACGTGTTCAACACGCTGCTCCAGGTGATGGAAGAAGGCCGCCTGACCGACAGCTTTGGTCGGAACGTCGACTTCCGCAATACGATCATCATCATGACGACCAACGCCGGCGCCAGTGCGATCAAAAACGAATCGTCGCTGGTGTTCAAGCGGGCCGACGAAGATGCTTCGTACGACGACATGAAGCAGCGGGTGATGGACGAAATTGAGAAAGTGTTCCGTCCCGAGTTCCTCAACCGACTCGACGACACGATCATTTTCCGCCACCTCACCAAAGAAGACCTCAAAACGGTCATCGATTACGAGCTGGCGAAAGTCCGCGAACGTCTCCACGACCAGCACGGGCTCAAGCTCGAACTGTCCGACGACGCCAAGGTGTTCCTCATCCGCAAAGGCTCCAACGTGGACTACGGGGCTCGTCCCCTGCGTCGCGCCATCGAGCGGTTTGTCGAAGATCCGCTGGCTGAGAATGTCCTCAAAGGGGAATTCCAGGGGAAAGACGCCGTCCGGGTCGAAGCCATTCTCGACGACCAGGACAAACCGGTTCGCCTCACCTTCAAAGGCGAGGTCGCCGAGATCGATCCTTCCATCGCCAAGATGGCCGCCGAAGCTGAAGCGGAAAAAGTCGCCGAAGAGAAAAGCAAAGAGTAA
- a CDS encoding GtrA domain-containing protein has product MRASLLTCCWPGLTKLWLYGQWNGFVAAGVFTLLLNFALAATFLESPSLGSGWRITAWVLAVGFWAISFWGSRREQFRRQSQERVACTDMAEGAKGVDLYPQAQTEYLKGNWFEAERLLDQAIVSRPSDVDAHLMLAALFRHTERFEECGRQLTRLSGMPGAEKWYLEIFREKELLNRLKEDRLTDEPDDADRNPQAA; this is encoded by the coding sequence ATGCGAGCCTCGCTCCTGACTTGCTGCTGGCCCGGACTGACCAAGCTTTGGCTTTATGGTCAATGGAACGGGTTTGTAGCGGCAGGCGTGTTCACGCTGCTATTGAACTTCGCCCTGGCGGCTACTTTTTTGGAGTCGCCCTCGCTGGGCTCCGGTTGGCGGATTACCGCCTGGGTTCTAGCGGTGGGATTCTGGGCAATCAGCTTCTGGGGTTCTCGACGGGAGCAGTTCCGCCGTCAATCGCAGGAGCGGGTAGCCTGTACCGATATGGCGGAGGGCGCAAAAGGGGTAGACTTGTATCCCCAGGCCCAAACGGAATACTTGAAAGGAAACTGGTTCGAAGCCGAACGCCTGCTGGACCAGGCGATTGTCTCTCGTCCCAGCGATGTCGACGCTCATTTAATGCTGGCCGCCCTGTTTCGACATACCGAACGGTTTGAAGAGTGCGGTCGACAACTGACTCGGCTGTCCGGCATGCCCGGAGCGGAGAAGTGGTATTTAGAAATCTTTCGCGAAAAGGAATTACTCAATCGGTTGAAAGAAGATCGGCTCACTGACGAGCCGGATGATGCAGACCGCAACCCGCAGGCAGCCTGA
- a CDS encoding SRPBCC family protein: protein MGRTHLLERKQTLAAPLEKVFAFFSDASNLEAITPPSLHFQIVTPLPIVMQEGTLIDYRLRLLGVPFSWKTRIDCYEPPVKFVDRQVSGPYDVWRHTHTFAATPEGVEMIDRVEYRLPWSILGDLAHAVYVRRTLEQIFDYRQQTTARLLQETTDRNEWPRLA from the coding sequence ATGGGCCGCACCCATCTGCTGGAACGGAAGCAGACGCTCGCTGCACCGCTGGAGAAGGTGTTCGCCTTTTTCTCCGACGCCAGCAACCTGGAGGCGATCACGCCGCCGTCGCTTCATTTTCAGATCGTCACCCCGTTGCCGATTGTCATGCAGGAAGGAACGCTGATCGACTATCGCTTGCGACTACTGGGCGTTCCGTTCTCCTGGAAGACCCGTATCGACTGCTATGAACCGCCGGTGAAATTTGTGGACCGCCAGGTCTCCGGCCCGTACGACGTCTGGCGGCATACGCACACCTTTGCGGCCACGCCCGAGGGTGTAGAGATGATCGACCGGGTCGAATACCGCCTGCCCTGGTCGATCCTCGGCGATCTGGCCCATGCCGTTTATGTGCGGCGGACGCTCGAACAGATCTTCGACTACCGGCAGCAGACGACCGCTCGCCTGCTGCAGGAAACGACGGACCGCAACGAATGGCCCCGACTGGCCTGA